A portion of the Cryptomeria japonica chromosome 5, Sugi_1.0, whole genome shotgun sequence genome contains these proteins:
- the LOC131876170 gene encoding TMV resistance protein N-like — protein MASTSITGGPPERESPKISPRRSSCFGRVSFFNIPCCSAQSKSRSATSTIPDNEAPASLAVGRLEREPDSSSKAAFDGIAPSASTSASQRTKKPCYDVFINHRGPDVKYTLASTLYTILTGMSLSVFLDSQELEYGDFLPRTIEAAMASASLHIAIFSKTYAESRWCLAELSFMLKSAAKIIPIFYHVDPSDLRCVHQGKGMYVEAFKKHERNGKCSPEQLQEWKTALHNVSFYAGQIVNTKE, from the coding sequence ATGGCATCTACCTCTATCACTGGTGGTCCACCAGAGAGGGAATCTCCAAAAATTTCTCCAAGGCGTTCATCCTGCTTTGGCCGGGTTTCTTTCTTTAATATTCCATGTTGCTCTGCTCAATCCAAGTCAAGGTCAGCTACTTCTACCATACCAGATAATGAAGCACCCGCTTCTTTGGCTGTTGGTCGATTGGAGAGGGAACCTGATTCTAGCAGTAAGGCTGCTTTTGACGGAATTGCACCATCTGCATCGACTTCTGCCTCGCAACGCACAAAAAAACCGTGCTACGATGTATTCATCAATCATCGTGGACCAGACGTCAAATACACCTTAGCTAGCACTCTGTATACTATCCTTACTGGTATGTCACTCTCTGTTTTTCTGGATTCACAAGAATTGGAATATGGTGATTTCTTGCCCCGAACAATAGAAGCAGCAATGGCCAGCGCTTCGCTTCATATTGCTATTTTTTCAAAGACCTATGCAGAATCACGTTGGTGTTTAGCAGAGCTCTCATTTATGCTTAAATCTGCGGCCAAAATTATTCCTATTTTCTACCATGTAGATCCTAGTGATCTCAGATGCGTACATCAAGGGAAAGGGATGTATGTTGAGGCATTTAAAAAGCATGAGCGGAATGGTAAATGCAGCCCAGAACAACTTCAGGAGTGGAAAACCGCACTCCACAACGTCTCATTTTACGCTGGCCAAATCGTTAATACTAAAGAGTAA
- the LOC131049174 gene encoding disease resistance protein RPV1, giving the protein MGGSGKTTLAKELYNEISFSMDKSSFVFDVRDAATKGLLHEKQKKLLNDLGVQGLAFDNIEDGVRNLSRGLRSVRVLIVLDDVDNMEQFDALLPTKDNLQKGSLIIVTTRVCDTLKSWGISSIYKMRQLDPLYAKQLFCWHAFLKPNPLDGFKELVEQFLEVCNGLPLSLKVFGAQLYGESRKEYWKSQLHKISKILPNDIKQRLKISYDCLDNEEKEMFLDTACFFIGQEKSLTIEIWNGMGWSALQSWERLLHRCLVELDNKNCIRMHDHIRDLGRDIASKHSPYRLWFPQQMIDVQKQIKKRIGIQGIVATLSQIHLDDYYQVPVVTDKTDEVDGFRVCCLDGKLMVNTNGGIWSLTPSLVGLKYLVASGDNFNQVMSDISREMIWLRWFQIGQRNLPSKLPLRNLRVLELSERSDAEHHHLEELWGETDGKGPLQLRQLLISHCHNFQGFPNSIGFLIHLKKIVIIESHNLTSLPDEFCHLQSLERLVLFLCKRLSSLPSNFGNLSNLWHLNLWNCMELRGLPVTFKNLKLLKYLNLGRCSQLTFTTEDLNFLENVTKLEFLNLSQCKKLEELPRQVTNQASLRELYFSGTSLRELPDDIGQLKRLTGMTIHHLSLTSLPTSLGDLSSLTYLVIRDCPRLECLGVKCLPESIRQLKNLQELRLYDCPISELDFGAASLPRYGLSKLKQIALKETEVCRISFSEDCCPHLESLRLFNNHHLKEIEELPRTLKSICLENSEMLKNIPSFAGFTSLRKFHLRGCYGIEKIEGLENCTRLEKLTVETCWEVPGIESLEHMQNLKKLKLRANNGSVIERCIHRIRKCADEEIIICARAVPDAASLVHSSLSPNLIIVDSISNQNIKSRPKLLLKSPTNDDAIMFCCVINCVSSQMTLRSKRKEYSVEVGKGRWALVGVVTQRCIGIEEEDCGQVEFSIRGHEYVEYWGEVEKGLVVRGAEQAAVEAFRSLLPLLLQS; this is encoded by the exons ATGGGTGGTTCTGGCAAGACCACCCTTGCAAAAGAGTTGTACAATGAAATATCTTTTTCGATGGATAAGTCAAGTTTTGTGTTCGATGTTCGAGATGCTGCAACCAAAGGTCTTTTGCATGAGAAACAGAAAAAACTTCTCAATGACCTAGGCGTCCAAGGTTTAGCATTTGACAATATTGAGGATGGTGTGAGAAATCTTTCAAGAGGGTTGAGATCTGTTAGAGTATTGATTGTTCTTGATGATGTGGATAATATGGAACAATTCGATGCTTTGTTGCCCACAAAAGACAACCTTCAGAAAGGTAGTCTCATCATTGTCACCACACGGGTATGTGATACTCTTAAATCTTGGGGCATTTCTTCTATATATAAAATGAGACAATTAGATCCATTGTATGCAAAGCAACTTTTTTGTTGGCATGCTTTCTTAAAACCCAATCCACTTGATGGATTCAAGGAACTTGTTGAACAGTTCTTAGAGGTATGTAATGGACTACCATTGTCTCTTAAGGTATTTGGAGCACAGCTCTATGGTGAGTCCCGCAAAGAATATTGGAAGTCACAGCTGCATAAGATCTCCAAAATATTGCCTAATGATATCAAGCAAAGGCTCAAAATAAGTTATGACTGCcttgataatgaagaaaaagagatGTTCCTCGATACTGCATGTTTCTTCATTGGACAAGAAAAAAGCTTGACAATTGAAATATGGAATGGAATGGGGTGGAGTGCTCTTCAAAGTTGGGAAAGGCTCTTGCATAGGTGTTTGGTTGAGCTTGACAATAAAAACTGCATAAGAATGCATGATCACATAAGGGATTTGGGAAGAGACATTGCAAGTAAACACTCACCTTACCGGCTTTGGTTTCCTCAACAAATGATTGATGTTCAAAAACAAATTAag AAAAGAATTGGTATTCAAGGAATAGTCGCGACCTTAAGTCAAATACATTTGGATGATTATTATCAG GTACCAGTAGTAACCGATAAAACTGATGAGGTTGATGGGTTTCGTGTTTGTTGCTTGGACGGGAAACTCATGGTTAACACAAATGGAGGAATTTGGTCGCTCACACCCTCTTTAGTTGGACTAAAATACTTAGTGGCCAGTGGAGATAATTTTAATCAAGTAATGAGtgatatatcaagagagatgatctGGCTTCGCTGGTTCCAAATTGGCCAGCGAAATCTTCCTTCGAAGCTTCCACTGAGAAATTTGAGGGTTTTAGAACTTAGTGAAAGATCGGATGCAGAACATCATCACTTAGAAGAGCTATGGGGGGAGACTGACGGCAAG GGTCCTTTGCAGTTAAGGCAATTGCTTATTTCTCATTGTCACAACTTTCAAGGTTTTCCAAATTCAATAGGATTTCTTATTCATTTGAAAAAGATTGTAATCATTGAGAGCCACAATTTAACGAGTCTGCCAGATGAATTTTGCCATCTTCAATCACTGGAGCGCTTGGTATTATTCCTGTGTAAAAGGCTGTCATCACTACCGAGCAATTTCGGCAATTTGAGCAATCTGTGGCATCTAAATTTGTGGAACTGCATGGAGTTGAGGGGGTTGCCTGTTACTTTTAAAAATCTAAAGCTACTAAAATATCTCAATTTAGGGCGGTGTAGTCAGCTCACATTCACAACAGAGGACTTAAACTTTCTGGAAAACGTAACGAAGCTCGAGTTTTTGAACCTTTCTCAGTGCAAAAAATTGGAAGAGTTGCCTCGTCAAGTCACTAATCAGGCGTCCTTGAGAGAGCTCTATTTCAGCGGTACGAGTTTAAGGGAGCTACCAGATGACATAGGTCAACTCAAGAGGCTGACAGGGATGACGATACATCATTTGTCGCTGACAAGTTTACCGACCTCTCTTGGAGATTTGTCTTCCTTGACTTATCTTGTAATCAGAGATTGTCCTAGGCTAGAATGTCTAGGAGTGAAATGTCTACCAGAATCAATTAGGCAACTGAAGAACCTTCAAGAGCTGAGATTGTACGATTGTCCAATCAGCGAATTAGATTTTGGGGCAGCATCATTACCTCGTTATGGATTGAGCAAGCTGAAGCAGATAGCTCTAAAAGAGACAGAAGTATGCAGAATTTCATTTTCTGAAGACTGTTGTCCCCACTTGGAGAGTCTCCGTCTTTTCAACAATCATCATTTAAAGGAGATCGAAGAACTGCCAAGGACCCTGAAGTCAATATGTTTGGAAAACTCTGAAATGCTGAAGAACATTCCGAGTTTTGCAGGATTTACTTCTCTCAGAAAATTTCATCTAAGAGGTTGCTACGGAATTGAGAAAATTGAAGGTTTGGAAAATTGCACAAGACTGGAAAAATTGACTGTTGAGACCTGCTGGGAGGTACCGGGAATCGAAAGCTTGGAACACATGCAGAATTTGAAGAAGCTGAAACTCAGAGCAAACAACGGATCAGTTATTGAACGCTGTATTCATAGGATACGG aaatgtgcagatgaagaaataATAATATGTGCACGGGCAGTCCCTGATGCAGCCTCACTTGTACACTCCTCACTCTCTCCGAATCTCATCATCGTTGACTCCATCTCCAACCAGAATATTAAGTCCAGGCCAAAATTGTTGCTGAAGAGTCCCACCAATGATGATGCCATCATGTTCTGTTGTGTTATAAATTGTGTTTCTTCACAAATGACACTACGGAGTAAACGGAAAGAATATTCAGTAGAGGTTGGTAAGGGTAGATGGGCATTGGTAGGTGTTGTCACACAACGTTGCATTGGAATAGAAGAAGAAGACTGCGGACAAGTCGAGTTCTCAATAAGAGGACACGAGTACGTAGAATACTGGGGAGAAGTGGAGAAAGGTTTGGTTGTGAGAGGAGCAGAGCAAGCAGCAGTGGAGGCATTCCGCAGTTTATTGCCGCTTTTGTTGCAAAGTTAA